The following coding sequences lie in one Polynucleobacter necessarius genomic window:
- a CDS encoding valine--tRNA ligase, with amino-acid sequence MPNASNTPKSPLAGSVDELAKSYEPAPIEAYWGPEWERRGIADASMDEGKGNFSIQLPPPNVTGTLHMGHAFNQTIMDGLVRHARMSGKNTLWVPGTDHAGIATQIVVERQLDAQKVSRHDLGRAKFLEKVWEWKETSGNTITRQIRRLGASIDWGKEYFTMDSKMSKAVVEVFLRLHEQGLIYRGKRLVNWDPVLGTAVSDLEVVSEEEDGSMWHIRYPLTDGSGHLTVATTRPETLLGDVAVMVNPEDERYKHLIGKSVNLPLCNREIPIIADDYVDLNFGTGVVKVTPAHDFNDHAVGQRHQLPMINILTLDAKINENAPEAYQGMDRFVARKQVVTDLEAVGLLEKVQPHKLMVPRGDRTQTIIEPMLTDQWFVAMSKPSSDNKYKSGSSIAGAALDAVTKGDIKLVPENWINTYTQWLENIQDWCISRQLWWGHQIPAWYGDDGQIFVARSEEEAKSKAAAAGYTGALNRDPDVLDTWFSSALVPFSSLGWPDETPALNHFLPSSVLVTGFDIIFFWVARMVMMTCHFTGKVPFNTVYVHGLVRDAEGQKMSKSKGNTLDPIDLIDGIKIEELVGKHTTGLMNPKQAESISKKTKKEFPEGIPAFGTDTLRFTFASLASLGRNINFDQKRCKGYRNFCNKLWNATRFVLMNCPGGDEDNGLAPCDNQCGPEGYLDFSPADRWIVSQLQRTEAEVAKGFENYRFNNIASSIYQFVWDEYCDWYLELAKVQLQTGTPAQQRATRRTLLRVLETILRMAHPLIPFITETLWQTVGPKSGKELAKQNKQTIALQPYPVAQPEKIDEQSEAWVAQVKAIVDACRNLRGEMQVSPAQKVPLWIYGPQAFLEKATPYLLALAKLTEVKIYSDESALEKEAPGAPIALVGDIKLLLKIEVDVAAERIRLGKEIERLANEITKARSKLSNESFVARAPAEVVAQEKHRLSGFEQNYEKLVAQLERLK; translated from the coding sequence ATGCCAAATGCCTCAAATACCCCTAAATCGCCACTGGCCGGTTCAGTTGATGAACTCGCCAAGTCCTACGAACCCGCCCCAATTGAAGCCTACTGGGGTCCCGAATGGGAACGTCGCGGTATCGCTGATGCCAGCATGGATGAAGGCAAGGGTAATTTTTCGATTCAGTTACCACCACCCAATGTCACTGGCACCCTACATATGGGTCACGCTTTTAACCAAACCATCATGGATGGCTTGGTTCGACATGCACGTATGTCTGGCAAAAATACTTTATGGGTTCCTGGCACAGACCATGCCGGCATTGCAACGCAAATTGTTGTGGAGCGTCAGCTAGATGCTCAAAAAGTCTCTCGCCATGATTTGGGTCGTGCAAAGTTTTTAGAAAAAGTTTGGGAATGGAAGGAAACTTCTGGTAACACCATCACTCGCCAAATTCGTCGCCTTGGTGCATCGATTGATTGGGGTAAAGAGTATTTTACGATGGACAGCAAGATGTCCAAAGCAGTTGTGGAAGTATTTTTACGTTTGCATGAGCAAGGCCTTATCTACCGCGGTAAACGCTTAGTGAACTGGGATCCTGTTTTAGGTACCGCAGTTTCTGATTTGGAAGTGGTGAGTGAAGAAGAAGATGGCTCCATGTGGCACATCCGCTACCCACTCACCGATGGCTCTGGCCATCTCACGGTTGCTACCACTCGCCCTGAAACCTTGCTGGGTGACGTTGCCGTCATGGTGAACCCAGAAGACGAACGCTACAAACATCTCATCGGCAAATCCGTAAATCTACCCTTGTGCAATCGCGAGATTCCCATCATTGCAGATGATTACGTTGATCTAAACTTTGGTACTGGCGTTGTTAAGGTAACGCCCGCGCATGACTTTAATGACCATGCCGTAGGTCAGCGTCATCAGTTGCCGATGATCAATATTCTGACTTTAGATGCCAAGATCAATGAGAATGCGCCTGAAGCATACCAAGGTATGGATCGCTTTGTAGCCCGCAAACAAGTGGTTACAGATCTAGAGGCAGTCGGCTTACTAGAAAAAGTACAGCCGCACAAATTGATGGTGCCACGCGGCGATCGCACTCAAACCATTATTGAACCGATGCTGACAGACCAGTGGTTTGTAGCCATGTCTAAACCAAGCTCTGATAACAAATACAAATCTGGCTCATCGATTGCAGGCGCTGCATTAGATGCCGTTACCAAAGGGGATATCAAGCTGGTTCCAGAAAACTGGATTAACACTTACACCCAGTGGTTAGAAAACATTCAGGATTGGTGTATCTCTCGTCAACTCTGGTGGGGCCATCAGATTCCTGCATGGTACGGTGATGATGGTCAGATCTTTGTAGCACGCTCTGAGGAGGAAGCCAAGTCTAAAGCTGCTGCAGCTGGCTACACGGGTGCACTCAACCGTGATCCAGATGTTCTAGATACCTGGTTTAGCTCAGCACTCGTTCCATTTAGCTCGCTCGGCTGGCCAGATGAAACACCTGCCCTAAATCACTTCTTACCTTCATCAGTATTGGTGACCGGTTTTGACATCATCTTCTTCTGGGTGGCACGTATGGTGATGATGACTTGTCATTTCACTGGCAAGGTGCCATTTAATACGGTGTATGTACACGGCTTAGTACGTGATGCCGAAGGCCAGAAGATGAGTAAGTCCAAAGGCAATACCTTGGATCCAATCGATTTGATTGATGGCATCAAGATTGAAGAGCTTGTAGGTAAGCACACGACTGGCTTAATGAACCCCAAACAAGCTGAGAGCATTAGCAAGAAAACCAAAAAAGAATTTCCTGAGGGTATTCCAGCATTTGGAACAGATACATTGCGTTTTACCTTCGCCTCCTTAGCATCCTTGGGGCGCAACATCAACTTTGATCAAAAGCGTTGCAAAGGTTATCGCAATTTCTGCAACAAGCTTTGGAATGCAACTCGCTTTGTGCTTATGAACTGCCCCGGCGGCGATGAGGACAATGGTCTAGCGCCCTGTGATAACCAGTGCGGCCCAGAAGGTTATTTGGATTTCTCACCGGCAGATCGCTGGATTGTTTCGCAACTACAAAGAACTGAAGCCGAAGTTGCAAAAGGCTTTGAGAACTATCGTTTTAACAATATCGCCAGCAGCATTTATCAATTTGTTTGGGATGAGTATTGCGACTGGTATTTGGAACTAGCCAAAGTGCAGTTGCAAACTGGCACCCCTGCTCAACAGCGCGCGACCCGCCGTACCCTATTGCGAGTACTAGAGACCATTTTGCGCATGGCTCACCCACTCATCCCCTTTATAACGGAAACGCTTTGGCAAACTGTCGGACCTAAGTCTGGCAAAGAGCTCGCAAAACAAAACAAGCAGACTATTGCATTACAACCTTATCCGGTAGCGCAACCTGAAAAGATTGATGAGCAAAGCGAAGCTTGGGTAGCTCAGGTGAAAGCGATTGTGGATGCCTGCCGTAATTTGCGTGGCGAGATGCAAGTTTCTCCGGCACAAAAAGTACCACTCTGGATTTATGGCCCACAAGCTTTTCTAGAAAAGGCAACCCCTTATTTGCTGGCTTTAGCCAAACTGACCGAAGTTAAAATCTACAGCGATGAATCCGCCCTTGAAAAAGAGGCTCCTGGCGCACCGATTGCCCTAGTGGGTGATATCAAGCTCTTGCTCAAGATTGAGGTGGATGTTGCAGCAGAACGGATTCGCCTGGGCAAGGAAATTGAGCGTCTTGCCAATGAAATTACTAAAGCACGCAGCAAGCTTAGCAATGAGAGTTTCGTAGCTCGCGCCCCAGCTGAGGTTGTTGCCCAAGAAAAACATCGTCTTAGCGGTTTTGAACAAAACTATGAGAAGCTTGTTGCACAATTAGAACGTCTCAAATAA
- the galU gene encoding UTP--glucose-1-phosphate uridylyltransferase GalU — protein sequence MALHFSSKKVTKAVFPVAGFGTRFLPATKASPKEMLNVVDKPLIQYAVDEAIAAGITELIFVTGRSKRAIEDHFDKAYELEAALEAKDNQDLLHLVRSVKPDNVDCVYIRQSEPLGLGHAVLCAEKLVGDEPFAIILADDLLDGPTPVLSQMLKVHEEQSGSVLSVEKIDPNKSSSYGIIAGNEISQGVYRLNGIVEKPKPADAPSNLAVVGRYVLSSKIFEHIRNVKPGAGGEIQLTDAIAALLQEEPVFGYEYDGIRYDCGSKLGYLKASVNFALRHPEVGEDFANYLKNWSTK from the coding sequence ATGGCATTACATTTCAGCTCTAAAAAGGTTACTAAAGCAGTTTTTCCAGTTGCCGGCTTTGGCACACGCTTCCTACCCGCTACCAAAGCCAGTCCAAAAGAAATGCTTAATGTTGTCGACAAGCCTTTAATTCAATACGCAGTTGATGAAGCCATTGCTGCTGGTATTACTGAGTTGATCTTCGTTACTGGTAGAAGTAAACGTGCCATTGAAGATCACTTTGATAAAGCATATGAGCTCGAAGCAGCTCTTGAAGCAAAAGATAATCAAGATCTCCTTCACCTGGTTCGTAGCGTAAAGCCCGATAACGTCGATTGTGTTTACATTCGCCAATCAGAGCCTTTAGGCTTGGGGCATGCTGTTTTATGCGCAGAAAAATTAGTAGGCGATGAGCCCTTTGCCATCATCTTGGCAGATGATCTTCTAGATGGCCCAACCCCAGTTCTATCTCAAATGCTTAAAGTCCACGAAGAGCAAAGTGGATCCGTTCTGTCTGTCGAAAAAATTGATCCAAATAAATCGAGTTCCTACGGCATTATTGCCGGGAATGAAATAAGCCAAGGTGTCTATCGCTTAAATGGCATTGTTGAAAAACCTAAACCAGCAGATGCGCCATCAAACTTGGCTGTAGTTGGTCGCTATGTCCTCTCTTCTAAGATCTTTGAGCACATTCGTAACGTCAAACCTGGTGCAGGGGGTGAGATTCAATTAACCGATGCAATTGCCGCCCTTCTTCAAGAAGAGCCTGTATTTGGCTATGAATACGATGGCATTCGTTACGACTGCGGCAGTAAGCTCGGCTACCTCAAAGCATCAGTGAATTTTGCTTTGCGTCACCCAGAAGTGGGCGAAGACTTTGCAAATTACTTAAAAAACTGGTCTACAAAGTAA
- a CDS encoding sulfurtransferase TusA family protein has product MAFNAEVDTIGMNCPLPILRTKKALANMQSGEVLKIKATDSGAARDFPAFAKQTGNELIGSSTEGDVLVFFLKRR; this is encoded by the coding sequence ATTGCCTTTAATGCAGAAGTCGATACAATTGGCATGAATTGCCCCTTACCGATTTTGCGCACCAAAAAAGCTTTAGCCAATATGCAGTCAGGTGAGGTTCTGAAGATTAAGGCAACTGATTCTGGGGCGGCAAGAGACTTTCCAGCATTTGCCAAGCAAACTGGTAATGAGCTTATCGGAAGCTCAACAGAGGGTGACGTATTAGTCTTCTTCTTAAAACGAAGATAA
- the alaS gene encoding alanine--tRNA ligase, which yields MKVSQIRQAYLDFFAQKGHQIVPSSPVVPGDDPTLLFTNAGMNQFKDVFLGFDKRSYTRATTAQKCIRAGGKHNDLDNVGYTARHHTFFEMLGNFSFGDYFKKEAIQFAWDLLTQVFQLPKEKLLVTVYAEDDEAYAIWKDQIGVPADRIICIGDNKGARYASDNFWMMGDTGPCGPCTEIFYDHGEHIPGGPPGSPEEDGDRFIEIWNNVFMQFNPDEAGVMHPLPKPSVDTGMGLERIAAVLQHVHSNYEIDLFVNLLKASKEAVDVAGGENCDATSPSLKVIADHIRACSFIVVDGVIPGNAGRGYVLRRIARRAIRHGYKLGARKPFFYQLVPALVKEMGDAYPELRAAQDKVSEVLKQEEERFFQTIANGMEILDAALAGGAKVVDGETAFRLHDTFGFPLDLTADVCRERGVTVDADGFEAAMQKQRDQARAAGKFKVAQGLDYKGQPTQFHGYDTLKHEGAKVTALYIDGSEVTSIKAGDAAVIVLDNTPFYAESGGQVGDQGELRNETVRFAVDDTFKIQADVFGHQGEVLEGELKVGDTLNALVDAQLRTDTMRNHSATHILHKALREVLGDHVQQKGSLVDATKTRFDFTHNAPITAEQIRRIEDIVNREILQNTATSGKVMSLEDAQKTGAMMLFGEKYGDEVRVLEIGSSKELCGGTHVSRTGDIGSLKIVSEGGVAAGIRRIEAVTGNNALHFLQGLEDKVNEAAAILKTHPGDLVNRVAQLQDSLRQAERELEKVNSKLAASQGDELAGQAIDINGLKVLAARLDGADSGVLRETMDALKAKLKTAAIVLASVQGDKVSLIAGVTADSIGKIKAGDLVNFVAQQVGGKGGGKPEMAMAGGNDPSKLGAALAGVKDWVANK from the coding sequence ATGAAAGTCTCCCAAATTCGCCAGGCATACCTGGATTTCTTTGCCCAAAAAGGCCACCAAATCGTTCCATCTAGTCCGGTTGTCCCGGGGGATGACCCTACATTGCTGTTCACTAATGCAGGGATGAATCAGTTCAAAGACGTTTTTCTCGGTTTTGATAAACGCTCCTATACCCGTGCCACGACTGCCCAAAAATGTATCCGGGCTGGCGGCAAGCACAACGACCTAGACAATGTTGGCTACACCGCACGTCACCATACCTTTTTTGAGATGTTGGGAAACTTCTCATTTGGTGACTATTTTAAAAAAGAGGCCATTCAATTTGCTTGGGATTTATTAACTCAAGTATTTCAGTTGCCCAAAGAGAAGTTATTGGTCACCGTCTATGCGGAAGATGATGAGGCGTATGCCATTTGGAAAGACCAAATAGGCGTTCCCGCCGATCGCATTATCTGTATTGGCGATAACAAAGGCGCTCGCTACGCTTCTGATAATTTCTGGATGATGGGTGATACTGGCCCTTGTGGTCCATGTACTGAAATTTTTTATGATCATGGTGAGCATATCCCCGGCGGCCCTCCTGGCAGCCCCGAGGAAGATGGCGATCGTTTCATTGAAATTTGGAACAACGTTTTCATGCAGTTCAATCCGGATGAAGCGGGAGTAATGCATCCATTGCCAAAGCCTAGCGTTGATACAGGCATGGGGCTGGAGCGTATTGCAGCGGTATTACAGCATGTCCACTCTAATTATGAAATCGACCTTTTCGTCAATCTGCTCAAGGCCTCTAAGGAGGCAGTGGATGTAGCTGGCGGCGAAAATTGCGATGCGACTAGCCCTTCACTCAAGGTGATTGCAGACCATATTCGCGCCTGTAGTTTTATCGTAGTGGATGGCGTGATTCCTGGTAATGCTGGGCGCGGTTATGTATTGCGTCGTATTGCACGTCGTGCGATTCGTCATGGATATAAGTTAGGCGCACGAAAACCATTCTTCTACCAACTTGTTCCCGCTCTCGTAAAAGAAATGGGCGATGCATACCCTGAATTGCGTGCAGCGCAAGATAAGGTAAGTGAAGTACTCAAGCAAGAGGAAGAGCGCTTCTTCCAAACCATTGCCAATGGTATGGAAATTTTGGATGCTGCTTTGGCTGGCGGCGCAAAAGTGGTTGATGGTGAAACTGCGTTCCGCCTACACGATACATTTGGCTTCCCCCTTGACCTTACTGCGGATGTTTGTCGTGAGCGCGGTGTTACGGTAGATGCCGATGGTTTTGAGGCGGCAATGCAAAAGCAGCGCGATCAGGCTAGGGCAGCTGGTAAGTTCAAAGTTGCTCAGGGATTAGATTACAAAGGTCAGCCGACCCAATTTCACGGTTATGACACCCTCAAGCACGAGGGTGCTAAGGTGACTGCTTTGTACATAGATGGTTCTGAGGTCACCTCTATAAAGGCAGGAGATGCCGCGGTGATTGTTTTAGATAACACCCCGTTTTACGCGGAATCAGGTGGCCAGGTTGGCGATCAGGGTGAGTTGCGTAATGAGACGGTTCGTTTTGCAGTAGATGACACTTTCAAGATTCAGGCTGATGTGTTTGGGCACCAAGGTGAAGTACTTGAGGGCGAGCTGAAGGTTGGCGATACTCTGAACGCTTTGGTGGATGCGCAGCTAAGAACTGACACCATGCGCAACCATAGTGCAACACATATCTTGCATAAAGCGCTTCGTGAGGTTTTGGGTGATCATGTCCAGCAAAAGGGATCTTTGGTTGATGCCACTAAGACTCGATTTGATTTCACCCATAACGCACCCATTACTGCCGAGCAAATTCGTCGCATTGAAGATATTGTCAATCGTGAGATTTTGCAAAACACGGCCACTTCAGGCAAGGTCATGTCCTTAGAAGATGCTCAAAAGACTGGTGCCATGATGCTCTTTGGCGAGAAGTATGGTGATGAAGTTCGTGTTCTAGAAATTGGTAGTTCTAAGGAGTTGTGCGGCGGAACCCACGTATCACGTACAGGCGATATTGGGAGCTTGAAGATTGTTTCTGAAGGCGGTGTGGCGGCAGGTATTCGTAGGATTGAAGCTGTTACTGGTAACAACGCTCTCCATTTCCTGCAAGGTCTTGAAGATAAGGTAAATGAAGCCGCTGCCATTTTGAAAACCCACCCAGGTGATTTGGTAAACCGTGTGGCCCAATTGCAGGATAGTCTGCGTCAAGCGGAACGTGAGCTAGAAAAAGTGAATTCTAAATTGGCAGCCAGTCAGGGCGATGAGTTGGCTGGCCAAGCGATTGATATCAATGGTTTGAAAGTCTTGGCCGCTCGCTTAGATGGTGCTGACTCTGGGGTTCTGCGCGAAACGATGGACGCACTCAAGGCAAAATTGAAAACAGCGGCGATAGTTCTGGCGTCTGTTCAGGGTGATAAGGTGAGTTTGATTGCTGGCGTTACAGCAGACTCTATTGGCAAAATAAAAGCGGGTGATCTCGTGAACTTTGTTGCTCAGCAAGTGGGCGGAAAAGGTGGCGGCAAACCAGAGATGGCGATGGCTGGGGGTAATGATCCAAGTAAGTTAGGTGCAGCCTTGGCCGGCGTTAAAGATTGGGTTGCAAACAAATGA
- a CDS encoding tripartite tricarboxylate transporter TctB family protein, which translates to MEIRNQKDFGAGLMYMVIGLFFTYMATQYQMGTAAKMGPGYFPFWLGLVLTALGLLILVKSLSAKAAIEKIPPFNRKIIGLITGSVVLYGILLPTMGFIVAVFVLVFMSASASHEFHWKGTLINATFLIVFTYSVFVLGLKLQLPLLPFFLQ; encoded by the coding sequence TTGGAAATCCGCAATCAGAAAGATTTTGGGGCAGGCCTGATGTATATGGTTATTGGCCTATTTTTTACCTATATGGCTACCCAATATCAAATGGGCACCGCAGCCAAAATGGGTCCAGGCTACTTCCCATTCTGGCTAGGTTTGGTCTTAACCGCTCTTGGCCTATTAATTCTTGTCAAATCTCTCAGCGCCAAGGCTGCAATCGAAAAGATTCCTCCCTTTAACAGGAAAATTATTGGTCTCATTACCGGCTCGGTTGTTTTATACGGCATTCTCCTGCCAACTATGGGCTTTATTGTGGCTGTATTTGTCTTGGTATTTATGTCAGCTAGTGCAAGCCATGAATTCCACTGGAAGGGCACCCTCATTAACGCCACTTTCCTGATTGTCTTTACTTATTCGGTATTCGTTTTGGGTCTGAAACTTCAGCTCCCACTGCTACCTTTCTTTCTTCAATAA
- a CDS encoding tripartite tricarboxylate transporter permease, translating to MDLFANLALGFDTAFTLQNLLYCLIGCVLGTLIGVLPGLGPIATIAMLLPATYALPPIAALIMLAGIYYGSQYGGSTTAILLNIPGETSSVVTAIDGYQMTRNGRAGVALFTAGMGSFFAGCVATLVLAAFAAPLSQLAFKFGPAEYFSLMVLGLIGAVVLASGSLIKAIGMIVLGLLMGLIGTDVNSGVSRYAFDVPELSDGIGFVAVAMGVFGFAEIMSNLEKKGDDEGFLNKMTTMIPTKQDVKRMVPSILRGTTIGSILGILPGGGAALAAFGAYSVEKKSSKYSNEFGHGAIEGVAGPESANNAAAQTSFIPLLTLGIPPNAVMALMVGAMTIHNIQPGPQVMSSNPALFWGLIASMWIGNVMLILLNLPLIGIWVKLLKIPYRFMYPAILVFCCIGVYTVNNTVFDVYVTAAFGIIGYLFFKLGCEPPPLLLGFVLGPMMEENFRRALLLSRGDFTTFLTRPLSLGLLIAAALLVVIVALPAVKKTREEAFVED from the coding sequence ATGGATTTATTTGCAAATTTAGCTCTCGGTTTTGATACTGCATTTACGCTACAAAACCTCCTCTACTGCCTTATTGGTTGCGTACTGGGAACCTTGATTGGTGTATTGCCTGGCCTTGGCCCAATCGCCACGATCGCCATGCTCTTGCCTGCAACTTATGCCTTGCCTCCAATTGCGGCATTAATCATGTTGGCCGGCATTTATTATGGCTCTCAGTACGGCGGTTCTACAACAGCGATTTTGCTCAACATTCCTGGAGAAACCTCCTCGGTGGTGACGGCGATTGACGGCTACCAAATGACCAGAAATGGTCGCGCTGGGGTCGCACTATTCACTGCTGGTATGGGTTCATTCTTTGCAGGTTGCGTGGCAACCTTAGTTTTGGCTGCTTTTGCCGCACCACTTTCCCAGCTCGCATTTAAGTTCGGTCCAGCCGAGTACTTCTCCTTAATGGTGCTGGGTTTGATTGGCGCAGTTGTGCTGGCATCAGGCTCACTAATTAAAGCGATCGGCATGATTGTGCTCGGTCTTCTAATGGGCTTGATCGGTACCGACGTGAACTCTGGTGTATCACGCTATGCCTTTGATGTTCCTGAGTTAAGCGACGGCATTGGCTTTGTCGCTGTTGCTATGGGTGTATTTGGTTTTGCGGAAATCATGAGTAACCTGGAGAAAAAAGGTGACGATGAGGGCTTCTTAAACAAGATGACCACCATGATCCCAACCAAGCAAGATGTAAAGCGCATGGTCCCCTCCATTTTGCGTGGCACTACCATTGGCTCTATCCTCGGCATCCTGCCTGGTGGCGGTGCTGCTCTGGCCGCTTTTGGCGCATATTCTGTTGAGAAAAAATCCTCCAAATACAGTAACGAATTTGGCCATGGTGCAATTGAGGGTGTTGCAGGTCCAGAGTCCGCAAACAATGCTGCCGCACAAACTTCATTTATCCCATTGCTTACTTTAGGTATTCCGCCAAATGCGGTCATGGCTTTAATGGTGGGTGCAATGACAATTCATAACATTCAACCAGGTCCACAAGTCATGAGCAGTAACCCAGCGCTGTTCTGGGGTCTGATCGCCTCCATGTGGATTGGTAATGTGATGCTGATTCTCTTGAACTTGCCCTTGATTGGTATTTGGGTCAAGCTCCTCAAGATTCCTTATCGCTTCATGTACCCAGCTATTTTGGTCTTCTGTTGTATTGGCGTGTACACCGTCAACAACACTGTATTTGACGTTTACGTAACAGCTGCTTTTGGCATCATTGGTTACCTATTCTTCAAATTAGGCTGCGAACCTCCTCCATTACTTTTGGGCTTCGTTCTTGGGCCCATGATGGAAGAAAACTTCCGCCGTGCCTTACTACTATCCCGTGGCGATTTCACAACCTTCTTAACCCGCCCGCTTTCCCTTGGATTGCTGATTGCTGCCGCACTCTTGGTAGTAATTGTTGCCCTCCCGGCGGTGAAGAAGACTCGCGAAGAAGCATTCGTAGAAGATTGA
- a CDS encoding glutamine--tRNA ligase/YqeY domain fusion protein, giving the protein MSQDSKLSKANPGAVAEPSNFLRQIIDHDLASGAFSQRTNLAGEAIPSIITRFPPEPNGYLHIGHAKSICLNFGLAADYSKQAGGARCNMRLDDTNPVKEDVEYADSILEAVQWLGFDWGAHLYHASDYFDQLYQFAEILIENGKAYVDSQSADDIHTNRGNFGQAGKNSPYRDRSPAENLALFREMRDGKFKDGEHVLRLKIDMAHPNIVMRDPVVYRIRHTDHHRTGNKWCIYPLYDFTHCISDALENVSHSICTLEFENNRPLYDWIINSLKELGVFKDPVPHQYEFARLNLTYTITSKRKLLQLVEEKHVDGWDDPRMPTIVGIRRRGYTPESIRLFCERIGVSKADSWINMSTLDQALRDDLEVRAPRATAVLKPLKLVVENFDANAKESCSAPRHPQHPEWGNREFHFTRELWIEADDFMQEPVKGFFRLYPPIGDQPGSRVRLRHGFVVECTGFETDAQGNVTQVNVTHFPDSKSGTPGSNNYKVKGNIHWISAAEAIPAEVRLYDHLFTDPHPDSGDKNFLDAINPSSKETIQAYLEPCMKDAKPEDRFQFERHGYFVADKTDSKPGKPVFNRTVGLKDSWK; this is encoded by the coding sequence ATGTCCCAAGATAGCAAACTTTCCAAAGCAAATCCCGGTGCTGTAGCCGAACCCTCCAATTTCCTTCGTCAAATCATTGATCATGATTTAGCAAGCGGGGCTTTTTCTCAGCGCACGAACTTAGCTGGTGAGGCTATTCCTTCTATCATCACGCGCTTCCCGCCTGAACCTAATGGCTACTTACACATAGGTCACGCCAAAAGTATTTGCTTAAACTTTGGCTTGGCGGCGGACTACAGTAAACAAGCTGGTGGTGCGCGTTGCAATATGCGCTTAGACGATACTAACCCCGTTAAAGAGGATGTGGAATACGCTGACAGTATTTTGGAGGCCGTTCAATGGCTCGGCTTTGATTGGGGCGCTCACCTATATCACGCGAGTGATTACTTTGATCAGCTCTATCAGTTCGCAGAAATTCTGATTGAGAACGGCAAGGCTTATGTTGATAGCCAAAGTGCCGACGACATTCACACCAACCGCGGTAACTTTGGTCAGGCAGGCAAAAATAGCCCTTACCGTGACCGGAGCCCCGCTGAAAATCTCGCCCTCTTTAGAGAGATGCGCGATGGCAAGTTCAAAGACGGCGAGCATGTGTTGCGCCTGAAGATTGATATGGCCCACCCCAATATTGTGATGCGTGACCCTGTGGTCTATCGTATTCGCCACACCGATCACCATCGCACAGGCAATAAGTGGTGTATTTACCCGCTATACGACTTTACCCATTGCATCTCCGATGCTCTAGAGAACGTATCTCACTCCATCTGTACCCTGGAGTTTGAAAACAACCGCCCTCTCTATGACTGGATCATTAATTCATTAAAAGAATTGGGCGTTTTCAAAGACCCCGTTCCGCATCAGTATGAGTTTGCACGTCTTAATCTCACCTACACGATTACTAGCAAGCGCAAGCTCTTGCAGCTAGTAGAAGAGAAGCATGTGGATGGCTGGGACGATCCTCGCATGCCAACCATCGTTGGTATACGTCGTCGCGGCTATACCCCCGAAAGTATTCGTTTGTTCTGCGAGCGGATTGGCGTGTCAAAAGCTGATAGCTGGATTAATATGAGCACTCTTGATCAAGCGCTACGCGATGATCTTGAAGTTAGAGCGCCGCGAGCCACAGCAGTACTAAAACCGCTTAAGCTGGTAGTCGAGAATTTTGATGCGAATGCGAAAGAATCTTGCTCAGCTCCACGCCATCCCCAACACCCCGAGTGGGGTAATCGCGAATTTCATTTCACTCGCGAACTTTGGATTGAGGCCGATGACTTCATGCAAGAGCCTGTAAAAGGTTTCTTCCGTTTGTATCCGCCGATTGGTGATCAGCCTGGCAGTCGCGTTCGTTTGCGCCATGGTTTTGTTGTTGAATGCACCGGCTTTGAGACCGACGCACAAGGCAATGTCACCCAAGTCAATGTGACGCATTTTCCGGATAGCAAGAGCGGCACACCTGGATCCAACAATTACAAGGTTAAGGGCAATATTCACTGGATTAGCGCTGCTGAGGCCATTCCAGCTGAAGTGCGTCTTTATGACCATCTCTTCACCGATCCACACCCAGATAGCGGCGATAAGAATTTCTTGGATGCCATTAATCCAAGCTCAAAAGAAACCATTCAGGCTTATTTAGAACCCTGCATGAAAGATGCCAAACCTGAAGATCGCTTTCAGTTTGAGCGTCATGGCTATTTTGTTGCTGATAAAACCGATTCCAAACCAGGCAAACCAGTATTTAACCGCACCGTTGGTCTTAAAGATTCTTGGAAATAG